The Pseudomonadota bacterium genome window below encodes:
- a CDS encoding transposase, with the protein MFCEVLDYNILFHWFLDMSLEELLFGASIFSKNRERLFDHQVSHDSLIRW; encoded by the coding sequence TTGTTCTGCGAGGTGCTGGATTACAATATTCTGTTCCACTGGTTCTTGGACATGAGCCTGGAAGAGCTGTTGTTTGGCGCCTCGATTTTCTCCAAGAATCGGGAGCGGCTGTTTGATCACCAGGTCTCACACGATTCTTTGATACGGTGGTGA
- a CDS encoding methylated-DNA--[protein]-cysteine S-methyltransferase: MNPICTEGQPVEPAVDDQGYRDYARIARAIAYINERRLQQPDLSELAEHVGLSLFHFQRLFVRWAGVSPKQFLGYLTVEHAKRLLRDQRSVLDTALETGLSGPGRLHDLFLTLEAMTPGEYKQRGATMVIRHGVHPTPFGQALILLTERGICGLRFLEPGKEEQGLSQARAEWPSSRFQRDDQGTQAALARALAGGHGAPSLLVKGTRLQVQVWRALLNIPPGRLVSYGALAETLGYQGAGRAIGTAIGHNPIALLIPCHRVLRANGALTGYRWGAERKAALIAWEAAQRAGVTG; this comes from the coding sequence ATGAACCCGATATGCACTGAGGGACAACCAGTAGAGCCCGCGGTCGATGATCAAGGCTACCGTGATTACGCACGTATCGCCCGGGCCATCGCATACATCAACGAACGGCGGCTGCAGCAGCCCGATCTCAGCGAGCTGGCGGAACACGTGGGACTGAGCCTCTTCCACTTTCAGCGCCTCTTCGTGCGTTGGGCAGGCGTCAGCCCCAAACAGTTTCTCGGTTACCTCACGGTCGAGCACGCCAAGCGGCTATTGCGCGATCAGCGCAGCGTACTCGATACCGCCCTCGAAACCGGGCTCTCCGGACCGGGGCGCTTGCACGATCTTTTCCTCACCCTGGAGGCCATGACACCCGGCGAATACAAGCAGCGGGGCGCAACGATGGTGATCCGCCACGGTGTCCACCCCACGCCCTTCGGTCAGGCGTTGATTCTGCTCACCGAGCGCGGCATCTGCGGACTGCGCTTCCTGGAACCTGGCAAGGAGGAGCAGGGGCTGTCGCAGGCTAGAGCCGAGTGGCCGTCGAGCCGGTTTCAACGCGACGACCAGGGCACGCAGGCAGCGCTGGCGCGCGCCCTCGCTGGCGGGCATGGAGCGCCATCCTTGCTCGTCAAGGGAACCCGGTTGCAGGTGCAGGTGTGGCGCGCCCTGCTCAACATTCCGCCCGGGCGGCTGGTCAGCTATGGCGCCCTGGCCGAAACACTGGGTTACCAGGGTGCCGGACGGGCGATCGGGACGGCGATCGGCCACAACCCCATTGCCCTGCTCATTCCCTGCCACCGGGTGCTGCGCGCCAATGGGGCCCTCACCGGATACCGCTGGGGGGCAGAACGCAAGGCGGCCCTGATCGCATGGGAAGCGGCTCAGCGGGCTGGCGTAACGGGTTGA
- a CDS encoding oxidoreductase, with product MSAIHEPFTAIVVDRPEGKYQAQFRDLTRADLPDQGDVLVRVRYSSLNYKDALAVTGKGRIARTFPLVPGIDLAGEVVESVSTDFKPGDAVLVTGCEIGEVHWGGFSQFARMRSQWLVPIPQGWDARLAMGVGTAGFTAMLAVMALEHHGVDKSGEVVVTGAAGGVGSIALTLLAKAGFQRILASTGRVEEEPYLKQLGATGVIQRAELDQPASPLESQRWAGAVDVVGGQTLSKLISQMRCGGAIAVCGLAGGADLNTSVYPIILRGVSILGINSVYIPQSLRLEAWERVARDLSPEMIERMMRVEPLSRVPQLSEQVLAGQVRGRVVVDLG from the coding sequence ATGTCCGCTATCCACGAACCCTTTACCGCCATCGTCGTGGACCGACCCGAAGGCAAGTACCAGGCGCAGTTTCGCGATCTTACCAGGGCAGATCTTCCCGATCAGGGCGACGTGCTGGTGCGCGTGCGCTACTCCAGTCTCAACTACAAGGATGCCCTGGCCGTGACGGGCAAGGGGCGTATCGCACGTACTTTCCCGCTGGTGCCGGGCATCGATCTCGCCGGCGAAGTCGTGGAATCGGTGTCCACCGACTTCAAACCCGGTGACGCGGTGTTGGTGACCGGGTGCGAGATTGGTGAGGTCCACTGGGGCGGATTTTCGCAGTTTGCGCGCATGCGATCGCAGTGGCTGGTGCCCATACCGCAGGGCTGGGACGCCCGGCTCGCCATGGGTGTCGGAACCGCGGGTTTCACCGCGATGCTGGCGGTCATGGCGCTGGAGCATCACGGCGTCGACAAGAGCGGCGAGGTGGTTGTGACCGGGGCGGCGGGGGGCGTTGGCAGCATCGCGCTGACATTGCTCGCCAAGGCCGGCTTCCAGCGGATCCTGGCGTCCACGGGACGTGTGGAGGAGGAGCCCTATCTGAAGCAACTGGGTGCCACCGGCGTCATCCAACGCGCGGAGCTGGATCAACCGGCCAGTCCGCTGGAGTCGCAACGCTGGGCGGGTGCCGTGGATGTGGTGGGCGGCCAGACCTTGTCGAAACTCATCAGCCAGATGCGTTGCGGCGGCGCGATTGCGGTTTGCGGGCTTGCCGGCGGCGCCGATCTGAACACCAGCGTCTACCCCATCATTTTGCGCGGTGTCAGCATTTTGGGCATCAATTCCGTCTACATTCCGCAATCGCTGCGGCTTGAGGCCTGGGAGCGGGTGGCCCGTGACCTCTCACCGGAAATGATTGAACGCATGATGCGCGTCGAGCCACTGAGCCGGGTGCCCCAACTCTCTGAACAGGTGCTGGCGGGGCAGGTGCGCGGTCGCGTGGTGGTGGACCTCGGTTAG
- a CDS encoding GGDEF domain-containing protein — protein sequence MKNDPQPADIRQLLSPDPPHRHEIHYTRLGRLLLISAIIFLLLFAGTSAAILWRIQNQAEERAVATVQGQAEIARQWLIDRLEALEALDPHWLTATANDPRALPQRWVGVDKAWHALRVIAVDGKTLTHIGPTQDLPARLAPPTTRDTLTTQPSLPLKGRDTWVVPMFYPATAEGMQTVGFFNLSAFEQLFRQLHPDGTGSLSLFSSDGILLLRHPAPEKLIGQDFSQGPLFSKTLAENDAGSNWAPQNTDGILRLVAYRKLENYPLVLTVGLEAEAILNRARNEILTAAAILLTVFLFTGVVVGLLIRQYRLAESSRRWLLDAEARLRDLATHDSLTECLNRRAILVEASNELHRYRRTRRPFSLLMIDIDNFKQLNDRYGHLVGDSILVGMATLCRDLLRPSDQIGRYGGEEFLVLLPETDAQTAAGVADRLRSAVAGLPFETGKEQVTITLSVGVAVATPDMQSLKPLIQSADAALYAAKEKGRDRVCLSVEAEPQVG from the coding sequence ATGAAAAATGACCCTCAACCTGCGGATATCAGGCAGCTCCTTTCGCCCGACCCCCCGCATCGCCACGAGATTCACTACACCCGCCTGGGCCGGCTGCTGCTGATCAGCGCCATCATCTTTCTGTTGCTCTTCGCCGGCACCTCCGCGGCGATCTTGTGGCGTATCCAGAATCAGGCCGAAGAGCGGGCGGTCGCTACTGTCCAGGGTCAGGCGGAGATCGCCAGGCAGTGGCTCATCGATCGCCTTGAGGCACTGGAGGCGCTGGACCCTCACTGGTTGACCGCCACCGCCAACGATCCTCGTGCGCTGCCACAACGCTGGGTTGGCGTGGACAAGGCGTGGCACGCACTGCGGGTGATCGCCGTCGATGGCAAAACGCTCACCCACATCGGCCCGACCCAGGACCTCCCGGCGCGTCTCGCCCCGCCCACGACCCGCGACACGCTCACCACACAACCCAGCCTGCCACTCAAGGGCCGCGATACCTGGGTGGTTCCGATGTTCTACCCCGCGACCGCGGAGGGTATGCAGACGGTGGGTTTTTTCAATCTCTCCGCCTTCGAGCAGCTCTTTCGCCAGCTTCACCCCGACGGCACCGGCTCGCTCAGTCTGTTCTCGAGCGACGGCATTCTGCTGCTGCGCCACCCTGCTCCGGAGAAATTGATCGGGCAGGACTTCTCGCAGGGGCCCCTCTTCAGCAAGACACTGGCGGAAAATGATGCCGGCTCCAACTGGGCGCCCCAGAACACCGACGGCATCCTGCGCCTGGTCGCCTACCGCAAGCTCGAAAATTACCCCCTGGTCCTCACCGTGGGCCTGGAGGCGGAGGCGATTCTCAACCGCGCGCGCAACGAGATTCTCACGGCTGCCGCGATACTGCTCACCGTGTTTCTTTTTACCGGCGTGGTGGTGGGGCTGCTGATTCGGCAGTACCGTCTGGCGGAGAGTTCGCGTCGCTGGCTACTGGATGCCGAAGCGCGGCTGCGCGACCTCGCGACCCATGACAGCCTCACCGAATGCCTGAACCGTCGCGCGATTCTGGTGGAGGCGAGCAATGAACTGCACCGCTACCGGCGCACGCGCAGGCCCTTTTCGCTGCTGATGATCGACATCGACAACTTCAAACAGCTCAACGACCGCTACGGCCATCTGGTGGGCGACAGCATACTGGTGGGCATGGCGACCCTGTGCCGGGATCTGCTGCGTCCCAGCGACCAGATTGGCCGTTACGGAGGTGAGGAGTTTCTGGTGCTGCTCCCGGAAACCGACGCGCAAACCGCGGCCGGGGTCGCTGACCGTTTGCGCAGCGCGGTCGCCGGCCTGCCGTTTGAGACCGGCAAGGAGCAGGTCACCATAACCTTGAGCGTGGGTGTAGCGGTCGCCACCCCCGACATGCAGTCACTGAAACCCCTGATTCAAAGCGCCGATGCCGCGCTTTACGCCGCCAAAGAGAAGGGGCGCGACCGCGTCTGCCTCAGCGTCGAGGCCGAGCCTCAGGTGGGCTAA
- a CDS encoding histone deacetylase family protein, which yields MKVVFSANQQRHAGQKELTEGALVPCFERPERAEIILRYLSEAGLPAPVAPGDRGISPIAAVHDSDYLSFLRHAHEAWLAEHGPEAGDALPTAWATHGLRKIMPRRIDGCLGYYCFDAGTPIGSGTWAGSYWAAQAALHAQGLVQGGERAVYAVTRPPGHHAHRALYGGYCYLNNAAIAAQGFIDAGCERVAILDVDYHHGNGTQDIFYQRDDVLTVSLHADPRDSYPYFMGHSDELGAGPGADFNRNLPLPLGTDWLSYAEALSCACAEVKRFAPAALVVSLGVDTFEGDPLSRFRIPVSAFPRIGAAIAGLRLRTLFVQEGGYVSEALGRNVAGVLHGFLDA from the coding sequence TTGAAGGTCGTATTCTCGGCAAATCAGCAGCGGCATGCCGGTCAAAAAGAGTTGACCGAGGGTGCGTTGGTACCTTGCTTCGAGCGTCCGGAGCGGGCTGAGATCATCTTGCGGTACTTGTCTGAAGCAGGATTGCCCGCCCCAGTGGCCCCCGGCGATCGCGGAATAAGCCCCATTGCCGCGGTCCATGATTCCGACTACCTGAGCTTTCTGCGTCACGCCCATGAAGCATGGTTGGCCGAGCACGGCCCAGAGGCGGGTGATGCGCTGCCAACCGCCTGGGCAACCCACGGGTTGCGCAAGATCATGCCGCGCCGTATCGACGGGTGTTTGGGTTACTACTGCTTCGATGCCGGCACCCCGATAGGATCGGGTACTTGGGCGGGTAGTTACTGGGCAGCGCAGGCGGCGCTGCACGCCCAGGGGCTGGTGCAGGGCGGTGAACGTGCGGTCTACGCAGTGACCCGCCCTCCGGGGCATCACGCGCACCGAGCCCTCTATGGGGGTTACTGCTACCTCAATAATGCAGCTATCGCGGCGCAGGGTTTCATCGACGCGGGTTGCGAACGGGTAGCGATCCTGGATGTGGATTACCACCATGGCAATGGCACGCAGGACATCTTTTATCAGCGCGACGATGTGCTTACCGTTTCTCTGCACGCCGATCCTCGCGATAGCTACCCCTACTTCATGGGCCACAGTGATGAGCTTGGCGCGGGACCGGGTGCGGATTTCAACCGCAACCTACCCTTACCCCTCGGGACCGATTGGTTGAGCTACGCGGAGGCGCTCAGTTGCGCCTGCGCTGAAGTGAAACGCTTTGCGCCCGCAGCGTTGGTCGTTTCGCTGGGCGTCGACACCTTCGAGGGGGATCCACTGTCGCGCTTTCGCATCCCTGTCTCGGCCTTCCCGCGCATTGGGGCGGCCATCGCCGGTTTGCGACTTCGCACCCTGTTCGTGCAGGAGGGGGGCTACGTCTCCGAGGCGCTGGGGCGGAACGTAGCGGGAGTGTTGCATGGATTTCTCGACGCTTGA
- the rep gene encoding DNA helicase Rep — MRPRSICGTPYLPMDLNPRQREAVRYIDSPILVLAGAGSGKTRVITRKIAYLIDECGIAPHHVAAVTFTNKASREMKERVTKQVGGKNAKGLTVSTFHNLGLNILRRECKRLGYKPGFSIFDASDSAALIKELLRKDHGGDGGQDEAVQWTLSHWKNDLLTPEQALAQAENEHQVAAAVLYERYQRNLKAYNAFDFDDLILQPVRLFDGHPEALEIWQNKIRYLLVDEYQDTNLSQYRLVRQLVGVRGALTVVGDDDQSIYAWRGARPENLVRLSEDFPELKVIKLEQNYRSTGRILHAANALIANNPHVFEKRLWSEHGPGDQIRVLVCRNEQHEAERVVSQMMGHRFQHRTGYGDYAILYRGNHQSRVFETALREARIPYHLSGGTSFFERGEVKDIMGYLRLLANPDDDNAFLRIVNTPRREIGPGTLEKMGGYATERGVSLLAASYELGLEQILNRRALDRVRHFTDWLVDAADRAERGDPIAVIKGLIREIDYEAWLADTSRDLQQAEKRMENVTELVAWLERMAKESVEEKGIGELVARLALMDILERDDEEEAGDRVSLMTLHAAKGLEFPHVFLVGFEEECLPHRANLEGHGLEEERRLAYVGITRAQKSLTLTYAERRKRYGEMLEIEPSRFLAELPEDDLKWEGKEGSIDSAERQQTGKAHLANLRGILGDG, encoded by the coding sequence ATGCGCCCTCGTTCAATCTGCGGTACCCCTTACCTCCCGATGGACCTGAATCCCCGACAACGCGAAGCGGTGCGCTATATCGACAGCCCGATACTGGTCCTGGCGGGCGCGGGCAGCGGCAAGACCCGCGTCATCACCCGCAAGATCGCTTATCTGATCGATGAGTGCGGTATTGCGCCTCACCACGTTGCCGCCGTCACCTTCACCAATAAAGCATCCCGCGAGATGAAGGAGCGGGTAACAAAACAGGTCGGCGGCAAAAACGCCAAGGGGCTGACGGTATCGACCTTTCACAATCTGGGTCTCAATATCCTGCGCCGTGAATGCAAGCGCCTCGGGTACAAGCCGGGCTTCTCCATTTTCGATGCCAGCGACAGCGCGGCTCTGATCAAGGAGCTGTTGCGCAAGGACCACGGCGGTGACGGCGGTCAGGATGAGGCGGTGCAATGGACCCTCTCCCACTGGAAGAACGATCTGCTCACCCCCGAACAGGCCCTTGCCCAGGCTGAAAACGAGCACCAGGTCGCGGCCGCCGTGCTCTACGAGCGCTATCAGCGCAATCTCAAAGCGTATAACGCGTTCGATTTCGACGATCTGATCCTGCAGCCGGTGCGGCTCTTCGACGGGCACCCCGAGGCGCTGGAGATCTGGCAGAACAAAATCCGCTATTTATTGGTCGACGAGTACCAGGATACCAATCTCAGCCAGTACCGCCTGGTGCGGCAGTTGGTCGGCGTGCGCGGGGCGCTCACCGTGGTGGGCGATGACGATCAATCCATCTACGCCTGGCGCGGCGCGCGCCCCGAAAATCTGGTGCGCCTGAGTGAGGATTTTCCCGAACTCAAGGTGATCAAACTGGAGCAGAACTATCGCTCCACCGGACGTATCCTCCACGCCGCCAATGCGTTGATCGCCAACAACCCGCATGTATTCGAAAAGCGATTGTGGAGCGAACACGGGCCTGGTGATCAGATTCGGGTGTTGGTCTGTCGCAACGAGCAACATGAGGCCGAGCGCGTGGTTTCACAGATGATGGGGCATCGGTTTCAGCACCGCACCGGCTATGGCGACTACGCCATCCTCTATCGCGGCAATCACCAATCGCGGGTCTTCGAAACCGCGTTGCGCGAGGCGCGCATCCCGTATCACCTCTCCGGCGGCACCTCGTTTTTCGAGCGTGGCGAGGTGAAAGACATCATGGGCTACCTGCGCCTGCTGGCGAACCCGGATGACGACAATGCCTTTCTGCGCATCGTCAACACGCCGCGTCGCGAAATCGGTCCCGGCACATTGGAGAAAATGGGTGGCTACGCCACCGAGCGCGGCGTGAGCCTGCTGGCCGCCAGCTACGAGTTGGGTCTGGAGCAGATCCTCAACCGCCGCGCCCTGGATCGGGTGCGGCACTTTACCGACTGGCTGGTGGACGCCGCCGATCGTGCCGAGCGCGGCGACCCCATCGCCGTCATCAAGGGGTTGATCCGCGAGATCGACTACGAGGCCTGGCTGGCCGACACCAGCCGCGATCTGCAGCAGGCCGAGAAGCGCATGGAGAATGTCACCGAACTGGTGGCGTGGCTGGAACGCATGGCCAAGGAGAGCGTTGAGGAGAAGGGCATCGGTGAACTGGTGGCGCGGCTGGCGCTGATGGATATTCTGGAACGCGATGATGAGGAGGAGGCCGGCGATCGCGTCTCATTGATGACCCTGCACGCCGCCAAGGGGCTGGAGTTTCCCCACGTCTTTCTCGTCGGCTTTGAAGAGGAGTGCCTGCCCCACCGCGCCAACCTCGAAGGCCACGGACTGGAAGAGGAGCGGCGCCTCGCCTACGTCGGTATCACGCGCGCGCAGAAGAGTCTGACGCTTACTTACGCCGAGCGGCGCAAACGCTATGGCGAGATGCTGGAGATCGAACCGAGCCGCTTTCTCGCCGAACTGCCCGAGGACGATCTGAAATGGGAAGGCAAGGAGGGCAGCATCGATTCCGCAGAGCGCCAGCAGACCGGCAAGGCGCATCTGGCTAATCTGCGCGGGATATTGGGTGACGGATGA
- a CDS encoding DUF1737 domain-containing protein, with the protein MVSGITEASFPARVHGRLKAGWQPVGSSACLRTT; encoded by the coding sequence ATAGTGAGTGGAATCACGGAAGCCTCCTTTCCAGCCAGGGTGCATGGTCGATTGAAAGCTGGCTGGCAGCCCGTCGGTTCGTCAGCCTGCCTCAGGACTACCTAA